In the Setaria italica strain Yugu1 chromosome VI, Setaria_italica_v2.0, whole genome shotgun sequence genome, one interval contains:
- the LOC101760871 gene encoding uncharacterized protein LOC101760871, translating to MEESRIARISVTWRGRQLDVDADPSCTVKEFGQLLQDLTSVKPETLKLIVPQSTSKGSKLITPFSDPHSSLSLNEAAISEGKPIRMMGVFDDEIEEVSDNGKRPDLRIIGFDEEEQRLRQRSSGRPQISLKLPQGQYIFCDFRTLHLPGIELNPPPSEALKRMHMLACDPGIIAIMNKHKWRVGIMTEMAPVGYVGVSPKCILGFNKNMGEEISLRLRTDDLKGFRKYESIKKTLLHELAHMVHSEHDANFFALNKQLNEEAASLDWTKSTGHMLSGRKIFDSYEDEFVLEPGIAAAGHRLGGESSSLASARALSGAAAYQRFLNASAKEYHVSGTEIKYSPDVVPQDFVQETVKVEPDPDDAMHVDLAIVTSGSLDSRLLAEQHTIGYSEPDPNDVGKQSSVGCLEPDPDDSSNVDILNLELRFDGRQHSEPDPDDGTNEFVLEYGNKMEVDSELTNNITVLKSEPDPDDSSNAMLVIDGKQGGEPDPDDTTCLVSKSGDETEVITAQRRSSAVLKSEPDPNNCIGDLKSNELQMIEEPVAALCARLQKSIEMLRLQATPAEADSAIQTLFKIIKNVIEHPNDIKYKRLRKSNPHFQRSVANYKAAMEVLELIGFCEDVVSDEIGRAETYLVLKRNDPGLLWLAKSSLEVTLA from the exons ATGGAAGAGAGCAGAATAGCTCGAATTTCAGTCACCTGGAGGGGCAGACAGCTTGATGTGGATGCAGATCCAAGTTGTACTGTGAAAGAATTTGGGCAACTGCTGCAGGATTTGACCAGTGTTAAACCAGAGACATTGAAGCTCATTGTACCACAATCTACTAGCAAAGGCTCCAAGTTAATCACACCATTTTCGGATCCTCATTCAAGCTTGTCACTGAATGAAGCAGCTATCAGCGAG GGAAAACCTATCAGAATGATGGGTGTTTTTGATGATGAAATCGAGGAAGTATCTGACAATGGAAAAAGGCCAGATCTACGTATAATTGGATTTGATGAGGAAGAACAACGGCTTAGGCAACGATCATCAGGCAGGCCACAGATATCACTCAAACTTCCTCAGGGACAATATATCTTCTGTGATTTTCGTACACTTCACTTACCTGGGATTGAG CTGAATCCTCCACCTTCAGAAGCTCTGAAAAGGATGCACATGCTTGCATGTGACCCTGGTATAATTGCGATCATGAACAAG CATAAATGGCGAGTTGGAATCATGACCGAAATGGCTCCTGTCGGATATGTAGGCGTCAGTCCGAAATGCATTTTAGGCTTCAATAAG AACATGGGAGAGGAAATATCTCTTCGCCTACGAACTGATGACTTGAAGGGATTCAGGAAGTATGAAAGTATCAAGAAGACTCTACTTCATGAACTT GCACATATGGTGCATTCTGAGCACGATGCAAACTTTTTTGCTCTTAATAAGCAG TTGAATGAGGAGGCTGCTTCCTTGGACTGGACCAAGTCTACAGGTCATATGTTGAGTGGTCGCAAAATATTTGATTCTTATGAAGATGAATTTGTTCTGGAACCAGGGATAGCTGCTGCTGGTCACAGGCTCGGGGGAGAGTCAAGTTCGCTGGCTAGTGCTCGTGCATTGTCAGGGGCTGCTGCTTATCAACGTTTCTTGAATGCATCTGCAAAGGAGTATCATGTATCAGGCACTGAAATTAAATATAGTCCAGATGTTGTTCCTCAAGATTTTGTTCAGGAAACTGTGAAGGTAGAGCCAGATCCAGATGATGCTATGCATGTTGATTTAGCAATTGTGACATCAGGGTCTCTGGATTCTAGGTTGTTGGCAGAACAGCATACCATTGGCTACTCTGAGCCTGATCCTAATGATGTTGGCAAGCAAAGTTCTGTTGGTTGCCTAGAACCTGATCCTGATGACTCCTCAAATGTTGATATTCTGAACCTGGAGCTGAGGTTTGATGGAAGACAGCATAGCGAACCTGATCCTGATGATGGTACAAATGAATTTGTTCTGGAATATGGAAACAAGATGGAAGTGGATAGTGAACTGACAAACAACATCACAGTTTTGAAGTCTGAACCTGACCCTGATGATTCCTCAAACGCCATGTTGGTCATTGATGGGAAGCAGGGTGGAGAACCTGATCCTGATGATACTACTTGTCTAGTTTCAAAATCTGGAGATGAGACGGAAGTTATAACAGCTCAGCGTAGAAGCTCCGCAGTTTTGAAGTCAGAACCTGATCCTAACAATTGTATTGGTGATTTAAAAAGCAATGAGCTGCAAATGATTGAAGAACCAGTGGCAGCGCTCTGCGCTCGACTCCAGAAGTCCATTGAAATGCTCCGATTGCAAGCAACACCTGCAGAGGCAGACTCCGCTATTCAAACACTCTTTAAGATTATCAAGAATGTGATAGAGCACCCAAATGATATTAAGTATAAGAGATTGCGTAAG TCCAATCCACATTTCCAAAGGAGTGTAGCGAACTATAAAG CTGCCATGGAGGTTCTTGAATTGATCGGCTTCTGCGAGGATGTTGTCTCAGATGAGATTGGGCGTGCAGAGACTTACCTGGTATTGAAAAGGAACGATCCTGGATTGCTATGGTTGGCAAAGTCCTCTCTTGAAGTCACTCTGGCTTGA